A window of Synergistales bacterium genomic DNA:
GGTTCTTATGGGAACAGCATGGTACGGTAGCCGTTCTGGTACACAGTAATCAAAACCGGCAAACCAGACAGGAAATCTACTCGTTGCGGGAAAAACCTGCCTGACGAAGCTGCTCAAACTGCTGGTTCTGCCGCGCCTGTGCCGGCTGTTCGGGCATATTTTGGGAATAGAGAGATGTCGGTACATCTCCCCAGATGCGTTCCAGACTGTAGAATGAACGGCCTTCACGGCTGAAGATGTGCACCACCACCGAGATGCCGTCGACAAGGCGCCACCGGTCGCTTTCTCGCCCTTCCAGATGGCACTCTATCCCCGCCTGTTCCAGCGACTCCTCTGCCGTTTCCTGAAGGGTCTTCATGTGGGTCTTCGAATTTGCTGTTACGATAATGAAGAAATCAGCTATAGCTGTCGATTCGCGTAGATCAAGTATTGCAATATCCTCGGCATGCTTTTGGTCTAACCGGTAAAGCGTTTCTTCGAAACCGTAAAATTTTTCATTTTCTCTCAAAATTCCACCTCCACTGCTCTTTTTTGCAGATTTTTATTAAAAAATATCCCTTAGTCGTTGTCGATATGTATTCCCCCGAGACGGGACAGAATGCGTTCGTAGTCGTGGCCCACGATGAGCTGAACATACGCCGCCTGATCCCCTGAACGCACCAGGCCTTTTTCTATCCCGCACAGGTTGCCAAGGGAGTTGGCTGTGCCTTTGATGGCCTGCTGCTCCTCTGGCGGAAAATAGATATTACTGAAGTGATAATCGTAGTGCTTGGCATTCCCTATGTGGGCGACATCGATGCCGAGCTTCTGCAGTGCTGTCGCTGTTTTTCTTCCCAATCCCTTGGTCCCGTCTCCATTCAGCACAGCTATGGGTGAACGGATCTCCTGCAGCAGCCGTTCGGCTTGCTCCTCAGGTATGGTAGGTTCATCCGTTCTGGATGCGTAGGATTCTTCTGCCTCGGGGTCCTCGTCGCCTGGTATGTCGCTATCTCCACTGGCGGTCAGAAACTTCGAGGCAGCGTTGAGATCCCCCAGCCAGTAGCTGACACCGGAGATGTACGCGGGGTTGCCCGGAAGCGTGGCGAAGTTGATCTCGTTCAGGGAGAGGTCTTTGAGATAACTGGCGAGCTGCACCGCCTGTGTTACCGTAAGATCCGTGTCAAGCATATCGATGGTTTTTTTGGCGATGGTGGGAAGCTTCGGAAGCATGCCGGGGCGTTTGAGTTTTGCCAGCAACGCCATCACGAGTTTCTGCTGCCGCTCTACCCTGCCGATATCCCCCATGGCGTCGTTGCGAAACCGCACATACTCCAGGGCGGTTTCCCCATCCAGATGCTGTTTTCCTTCCGGGATATCGATGTACAAATCCCCTGCTCTATCTACATAGTGCAAGCGTTTTTTAACGGTAATGTCGACACCGCCCACCATATCGACAAGCTCGGGGAAGGTCGTATAGTTCAAAACGATGTACCGCTCAATGGGGATTCCGAGGTAGTTGACCACCGTTTCTTCGAGAAGCTCTACCCCACCGTAGGCGTAGGCATGGTTGATCTTCTGCCATCCGTGTTCGGGGACACGGACCCTTGTATCCCGCGGCAGAGAGAGCAGCTTGACCATCTTCCGGTCGATGTCGATCTTCGCCACGGCGATCGTGTCGGCCCGATGGCTTCCTTCGGTTTCATCCACACCCACCAGCAGCACGTGGAGCGTGTCTATTGTTGTGGATTCACCATTGCCGGCAAAGCTTGTTTTAATGTCCTCCGCTTCGGGTGTCACCACACCGTGGAGACGATAGGCGACCCCAACCGTTGCCGAAAGCAGGGCCAGCAGGAGCGCCAGAAGAAGTTTCGATTTGTGCACGAGTTTTCACCGCCCACTGCGAAAATAGAGGCCTTTTTTGTAGATATAATGTTCCACCGACCAAGGCACAAGATACCGGATACTTCGCCCCGACTCAACCCGTCGTCGTATCTCCGTGCTTGAAATAGCGAGGAGGGGGATTTCCAGAGGGAATATAGATTGCCGGATACGCTCCGGGAGCTTGTCGAGCTCGGCTCTATTGTATCCCGGTCGTCCCGCGGCGACCAACGTACAGAGTTCCGTCAAGGCATAGGGCTCTTTCCAGGTCTGGATATCCAGGACGGCGTCCATCCCGGTGATAAAGAAAAAGGTGACGCTGTCGGGCGGGAACCAGTGACGCATTTCCCTGAGCGTGGTGACAGTGTGGCTTGCGGCCTCGCGGTCGATTTCGACGCGGGAGAGCACGAAATGCGGGTTGTCCAATGTCGCCAGAAGCGTCATGGTGTGGCGATCCTCTGCAGGGGAGATATCCATCTCCCGCTTGTGCGGAGGCAACCCCGTAGGGACAAAGATGACCTCCGAAAGCCGGAGCGAAAAGTAGGCCTCTTCAGCTACCACGAGATGTCCGTAATGGATAGGGTCAAAGGTACCACCCATGATGCCGATCCGCTGACGCCGCATTGTATGCTTGCTTGAAGGCACGGTACTCCCCCTGTTCCGGCGTTCGCTATTTCCCGTTGGATATGCCTATCGGGTGTCTCCCGTGCTTCCTGGGAACATTACCTACCCCTTTGCATCTGGGGTATAGCTTCCTTCCGGTTGGAATGCAAAGGAAACGTCTCCGATCATGATCGTCTCGCCAGGCACAGCGCCGTTTTCCCGCAGTTTTTCTTCGACCTTATGTTTTTTTAGCAGCTTATTGAAGCGGAAAACCGCTTCATCCTGTTCAAAATCGTAGCGCTGCACTATTCGCTCCAGGTAATGATGGCGTACGCGGTATCCCTCCGGGCAGGGCTCAATGGAGACCGCCTCTGCCTCATGGGCATGGTGCCGGAGGGTCCCGGCCCCGGCTTTGGTTGCGTCAGGGCGATGTCCTGGAGACGCCGGTGTCTGTGTGTACTGGGCCGCCAGGCTGACGAGGGCTTCCGAGAGATCGGCCAGGCCGTATCCTGTCCAGGCGCTTACGGTGAGTGCCGGCTGCTCGAGTCCGTCAAAGGCGTCCAGGACCTTCTGTACGTGTGTGGCGCTTGGGGCCGCATCGAATTTGTTGGCCACGACAACACTCGGTCTGTTGCCCAGAGCGGAATCGTAGGTGTGGCACTCCTGCTGTACGGTGCGCCACTGCTCCACCACCTCTTCCGGGGTGGGGAGACTGATGTCGACAACATACAGGAGGATCTTTGTGCGGCTGATATGCCTGAGAAAACGGAGCCCCAGTCCGACATCGTCGTGCGCCTTTTCCACAAGTCCGGGGAGATCGGCAACGGTGACCCTTCGTTCCTCCGTTTCCAGGACCCCCAGATTTGGCGTCAGCGTGGTAAAGGGATAGGAACCGATCTTTGGGTGTGCATTGGATATGGCAGCGAGTAGGCTGGATTTTCCTACATTCGGTACGCCGAGAAGGCCGATGTCTGCGATGAGGTGCAATTCCAGCTGCAGCCCCCGTTCCTGGCCTGGTTCCCCCTTCTCTGAGAAGCGTGGCGTTTTGCGGATCGAGTTGGCGAAATGTGCATTCCCCCGCCCTCCCCGACCTCCCAGGGCGACACAGACTTGCTCGTGATGTTCTACAATGTCGGCGAGCAAGGAACCCGATTCCTTATCGTAGACAGATGTGCCGCAGGGGACCTCAATCACCGCATCCTCGCCCTGTTTCCCGTGCTGTTTCTTGCCCCTTCCGTTCCCCCCATGTTCAGCCGAAAAGAGTGTGGCATGGGAAAAATCGGCCAGGGTCAGCAATCCGCGGTTTCCCTGCAGTATGACGCTGCCGCCGTGGCCACCGTTTCCGCCGTCCGGTCCACCTTTAGGCACGTACTTTTCCCGGCGGAAACTGAGGCAGCCGTTCCCTCCTCGTCCTGCTTTGACTTTAATGGTTGCTTGATCCAGAAATCGCATCGATGGTTCTCCTCACGGCAAAAGCGGGGCCACACCTACCTGTGGCCCCGTCGTCTCGGCAACAAACAATGCCTCTCCACGTTCTGCTATATTGTGGACTCAATGGAAACGTATTTGCGACCTGCCTTTGTCTGGTAATGCACAAGTCCTTCCTTGAGCGCAAACAGTGTATCGTCCTTGCCGATGCCGACATTACGGCTCGGGTGTATCTTTGTGCCCCGCTGCCGGACGAGAATATTCCCTGCTTTTACGTTTTGCCCGTCGTGTTTTTTCACTCCAAGCCTCTTGCTGATCGAATCCCGACCGTTCGCACTGCTTCCCTGCCCCTTTTTATGTGCAAAAAACTGCAGATCAAAGCCTCTCATTGCTGTACCTCCTTGATGGAAATGTATTCCCCGTATGTTAGTGCAATATTTTTAAGACTCAGTCCTATACTCTCCGTGAGCAATCCCACTGCTTCCTCTCCGGGGTTCCAGGATATGTCCATCGTTTCCTTTTCCCGGTTCCAGATGACGCTGGGGGACACGCCGGCGACGTCGTCCAATCCCACCAGGAGACACTGCATCAAGGCGGAGACGGCTGAACAGACGATATCCGTTCCGTGGGTGCCGTAGCCTGCATGTCCGGAAGCAACGATCCTTTGCAGATGCCCGCCGTGTCTGTACAGGGTGATGCTGGTCATTGCCAACCGAGCTCTACTTCGGGTAGCCTAAGCGTTTATCTCATCTATGCGAAGCTCTGTAAAGGGTTGGCGATGTCCGCGCATTCTCCGGTATTTCTTTTTGCTTTTATATTTAAAGACATTAACCTTCTTGTTTCTCCCCTGCTGGAGGACGGTTGCGGAAACCGAGGCCCCTTCTACCAGGGGATTCCCGACCTGCACACCGCCATCATTTGAGAGAAGGTGCACCTTGGAAAGGGTAATGGACTGTCCCTCTTCCTCCGGGAGTCGTTCCACCTTGATGACATCTCCCGGGGCGACTCTGTACTGTTTTCCGCCTGTTTCAACAACTGCAAACATTGCCTGACACTCCTTCCGCTGGTTATGCGGGCATCCCTCAGGGATTTGGCAGCCCGAACCAAGCGCATATTGATATCTAAGGTAGTGTACGCGTCTGGAACGGGGGCGTCAAGTTGTCAATATGAGATCATTGTCGTGACTATGCGTACTAAAAGAGAATGCACGGGTGCCGGTGCAGGTTGTCAAGGCTTACGATGCCGCAGCTCTAACGTGGACCAGATATCCTGCAGAGGTAATCCGATCTGCTCCCAACCAACCAGTAGATGGTACAGAAGGTCTGCGCTCTCCTCGGTGAGGTTGGGGCGGTCTCCGCTTGCCAGGGCCAAGGCTACCTCGACCCCCTCCTCGCCGATCTTCTGGGCGATCCTTCTTGGGGTTCCGGTGAGTAGCCTGTGGGTGTAGCTTCCTTCCGGACCTTCTGTTTTCCGTTTGCCGATGACCTCCTGCAGTTCGGAGAGAAAGGTGATGTCTCCTTCGCCGGCATCCGAATAGAGGCGGTAGAAACAGCTTCGGTGCCCCGTATGGCATGCGGGGCCACTCGGTTCCACCAGTACCAGGAGGCTGTCTTCATCGCAGTCGATGCGGATATCCCGTACGTACATGATGTTGCCGCTGGTTTCGCCCTTTTTCCAGAGCTGCCGGCGGCTGCGGCTGAAGAGATGCAATTCACCGGTAGCAATGGTTTTGTCCAGGGCCTGCCGGTTGGCGTAGGCCAGCATGAGCACCTCGCCGTTGGCCGCGTTTTGCGCGATGACCGGAACGAGCCCCTTTTCATCAAAGCGAACTTCAGGTAATGCTGTGCTGATGTCACTCATCCTGTTCTCCCTTCTTGAGTGTGCGTACGGGGATACCCTGTGCGGTGAGGTGCTCTTTGACCCGATCCACCGTTGTTTCGGCAAAGTGGAAGATCGAAGCGGCGAGAGCCGCATCGGCGCCTGCGGCCAAGGCGTCGGCAATGGATTGTGCAGTGCCGGCGCCGCCTGATGCGATCAGCGGGACCCGCACGCGGTCGGCTACGGATCGCAGGAGCGCCAGATCGTACCCCATATTTGTCCCGTCTCTGTCCATGGAGGTAAGGAGGATCTCACCGGCTCCAAGCCGGGTGGCCTGCTCCACCCAGTCCTGCACGTCGATTCCTGTCTCTTCGGTTCCCCCTTTCACCACAACCTCCCAGGAGTCCTGGGTTCGTCGGGCGTCGACAGCGACGACAACGGCTTGCGAACCAAGGATGCGGGCGCATTCCTGGATCAGCGCAGGCCTACGGACAGCCGCCGTGTTGAGGGAGATCTTGTCGGCGCCGAGCGTGACGAGAGCGACGGCTTCGTCGAGGTTGGTGATGCCCCCGCCCACGGTAAAGGGGATAAACAGGTTCCCGGCCACGGTGTTGACCCAGGATGCCTCGGTCTTTCTCTGTTGGCCTGAAGCGCTGATGTCGAGGAAAACGATTTCATCTGCTCCCTGAGCCATGTACAGAGCGGCCAGCTCTGCCGGGTCACCGGCATCGCGGAGTCCAACAAACTGTCTGCCCTTGACGACACGTCCTTCTTTAACGTCAAGGCAGGGGATAATTCGTTTAGTCAGCATTAAACATTCTCCGTATTGTTTTGAATGAGGTGATGGTTCCTTCAAAGAGGGCTGTGCCCGCTACGGCCCCCAAAACCCCGGTTTCCCTGAGGCGGGCGAGATCGCTGTCTGTATGAATGCCTCCAGCTGCAACAATATTGATGTTGCTGTATTGCTCCAGAGTTCTTTTGTAGAGTTCGACATTCGGTCCGGAACGCATGCCGTCGTGGAGGATCGAGGTGATCAGGAAGGAGGAGGTGCCGAGGTCCAGGAATTCGGGGATTACCTCGGTAAGCCTCGTTTTCGTATCCTTGCGCCACCCTTCTGTTGCGATCAGCTCTCCCTTCACGTCCAGTGACGGGAGGATGCGCTCCCCAAAGCGAGCGACGATTTGGCGGCATCGGTTGTTTCCAGACAGAAGAACGCTTCCCAGCATGACCCGCCAGGCCCCTGCGTCGACGGCATTCTGTATGGCCTCTGTGGTTCTGAGGCCGCCGCCGTACTGGACATGCAATCCCAGAGCTGCGATGCGGTTCAGCAGAGCGAGGTGCCTGGGTGTTCCTTCCCTGGCTCCCTGGAGATCTACAACGTGCAGGTGGGTGAATCCTGTGTCTCGAATGATTTCGGCCAGGGCAAAGGGGTCCTTGCCGTAGACCTGCCGTTGGGCGAAGTCGCCCTGGCGGAGGCGGACAATCTGTTGGTCGTACAGGTCGATAGCAGGAAAGAGCAGCACGATTCTACACCCCCACCGAGGTTGGTTTGCCAAGCATCTGAATGACGTGGCGGAGGAAGGAAAGGCCTTCCGCACCGCTCCGTTCGGGGTGGAACTGGAAGGCCCAGATATTGTCCAGCTGTACGGCGGAGACGAAGCGTGTCCCCTCTACGGTTGTTGAGGCGACGGCGGCGCTGGAGTCATCCAGAGCATAGCTGTGGACGAAATAGAAGTAGCTGCTGTTGAATTGCCGCAGTTCCTGGGCCTGCACAGGGAGTCTGGAGAAGCTCACGGTGTTCCACCCCATATGGGGCAGCCGGCTGAGCTGCCGAAGGGGGGACACGCTGCCCTCGATAAGCCCCAGGCCTGCGGTGGTTTGATCGCCTTCGTGGCTGCATTCACAGAGCAGCTGCATGCCGAGGCAGATGCCCACCAGGGGGTTCCCGCTGTGAGCCCATTGGGTAAGGAAACCGGACCACTTCGCCCTCTGCAATCGCTCCATTGCCGGCGGGAAGGCGCCGACACCGGGCAGAATGAGGAGATCGCATGCTTTTGCCTCCCATGGGGTGTGGAGGAACCTTGCCTCTGCGCCGATCCGTTGGCATGCACGCAGCACATTGCCGATGTTGCCTGCTCCATAATCTATAACGCCAATCATAGTAACACTCCTTTTGTTGACGGGGGCGCCTGTGTTGCGGTGCAGGCATCTTTCAAGGCGCGTCCCACACCTTTAAAGGTGGCTTCGGCGAGATGATGGCTGTTATCCACTGCCAACGTGCGAAGATGGAGGGTGATGCCTCCCTCGCGTGCCAGAGCCTTCCAGAATTCGGCGACCAGTTCCGTGTCGAAGGAACCGCACTTCTGGGTGGGAAACGGGAGATCCAGGTACGCCCCTCCCCTGCCGCTCACATCTACGGAGACAAGGACCAGACTGCCGTCCATCGGCAGCGTGAGGGATGCGTACCGGCCTATTGTTCCGATTGCAGCGGCAGCTTCACGGAGAGCCTTCCCCAGCAGGATGCCCACGTCTTCAACCAGATGGTGGTCATCCACCGCGCTGTCGCCCTGCGCAGACACCTTGAGAACCCATTGGGCATGGTGGCCCAGCAGTGTGAGCATATGGTCGAGGAATCCTACGGAGGTGGAGATCAGGCATTCCGGTTTTCCGGAGTGCAGATCAAGGGCAAGCCGCACCTCTGTTTCTGCAGTGTTACGTTCAATCTGCAGCACCAGTTTCATGTCCCCTTTCTATCGCTTCGATTATGCGGTGCAACTGGGGCCAGAGGAGGCGTGCCGCCTTCTTGCTCGCCACAAGCCTGGCGGATACCTGAGCGACCTCTTCCAGCACAATGAGTCCATTGGCTGTTAATGTTTCGCCTGACTGGACGATGTCGAGGATACAGTCGGCAAGCCCCAGGCGTGGTGCAAGCTCTATCGAACCTTGCAAGGCGAGGATCTCGACCTGCACTCCCCGTTTTGCAAAGTGGTCCTCCGCAACCCTGGGATACTTGGTGGCCACACGCAGTCCCATGATAGAGCTCTCATGACTGAGAAACCGCTGCCGCAAACGTGGGTGGCCGGCGATGGCGAGCCGGCATCGTCCTATCCCCGTGTTCTGAAGCTCCATGACAGAGGTGTTCCGTTCCCAGAGCACATCGCTGCCGGCTAACCCCAGCTGCGCTACGCCGTAGTGCACATACAACGGTACGTCCATCGGTTTGGCGAGAATGTATTGGATGTCACGATCCTCCACCACAAGGTTTCGCCCTTTCCTTTGGAGTGCTTCCACGGGCAGTCCCGCCTTGTGGAGAATGGTGATCGCCTCATCGAGAATCCTTCCTGTGGGAAGAGCAAAGGTCAGCATTCCCCGTACCGCTCCTTCCAGTCTCTGATGTCCATGTCGTCTTGCGTTTCCAGATCGAGGATCCTGTTTTCCCCCGCCCGGGCCCACCAGCGGTAGCGGCGGAGAGCGCCGAGATGCTGCGAGGTGCGGCGGTCGTGTTCCCAGCTGAACTCCACGACGGCTCCTGCTGCTGTGAGGGTGTTGGCGTACCTGATGCTTTCCTGCGGTGCGAGCCCGCCGGACCACAGGAGAACGGCCGGTTTCCCCGGTAGCGACTGGCGGCATTCGCGGGCAAGCTGCTCCATGTCGAGGCCGAATCCCAAAGCTTGCCCCAACAGGTTGTATTTGGCCAGCAGACCGTCGTACCGGCCTCCCCCACCTATCGACATGCCCGATGTCGGGGTGTATACCTCGAAGATGGGGCCGTTATAATAATCCAGTTCGCGAACGAGAGAGAGGTCGACAAAGAGGGAATCGCCGAATCCCAGTGCTTCAAGAGCATCGAGAATCTCCCGGAGTTCCTGCAGCACCGTTGAATCACCGAGGACACACCGGGCCTTCTGGAGGACCTCCGGGTGGCCCTTGAGGTGCGGCAGGGCTCGTAACATCCGCTTGGTTTCCGGATCCAGCGGCGCCCTTTCGATGACATCCAGGTAACGTGGCAGGGAGTCAGCCAGGAGGGCGTCGTGGAATTGCCGCAGATATCGCGGTTCAGTGCCGGTCAGGAGGCCTTCCAGGATGCGGATATCCCCCAGTACAAGCATGCAGTGCCCCGCCCCGGCCTCTTGAAGAGCCGAAAGAAGAAGCCAGAGAAGCTCTACATCGGCGCCTTTTCCGTCCCATCCAAGAAGTTCCGCGCCGACCTGCAGGCGCTCCATCTCCGTGACAGGACCTTCCGGAGCCCTGTACACCCGTTCTGCGTAACAGAGTCGCAAGGGGCGTTCTTCCGGTGCATGGTGCCCGGCGAGATAGGAGATCGCCGAGAGGGTCAGGTCACCGCGCAGGCAGCACAGCTCACCATAGGGGGTGGTGATGGCGACAAGTCGGTTGTGGAATTCCTCGGGGAGCCGTCTCCAGGCGGTTTCCATTGTCTGCAGTCCCGAGGGCCAGAACTGCTGGTATCCAAAGCGTTTGAACCGGGAGAGGAATGTGTTCTGGAGGTGCAGGAGGGCGGCGGCCGCTTCTCCACCCCAATAGCTGCACCCTCGGGGTGACCCAG
This region includes:
- the hisG gene encoding ATP phosphoribosyltransferase, with the protein product MLTFALPTGRILDEAITILHKAGLPVEALQRKGRNLVVEDRDIQYILAKPMDVPLYVHYGVAQLGLAGSDVLWERNTSVMELQNTGIGRCRLAIAGHPRLRQRFLSHESSIMGLRVATKYPRVAEDHFAKRGVQVEILALQGSIELAPRLGLADCILDIVQSGETLTANGLIVLEEVAQVSARLVASKKAARLLWPQLHRIIEAIERGHETGAAD
- a CDS encoding ribosomal-processing cysteine protease Prp: MTSITLYRHGGHLQRIVASGHAGYGTHGTDIVCSAVSALMQCLLVGLDDVAGVSPSVIWNREKETMDISWNPGEEAVGLLTESIGLSLKNIALTYGEYISIKEVQQ
- a CDS encoding 1-(5-phosphoribosyl)-5-[(5-phosphoribosylamino)methylideneamino] imidazole-4-carboxamide isomerase, yielding MLLFPAIDLYDQQIVRLRQGDFAQRQVYGKDPFALAEIIRDTGFTHLHVVDLQGAREGTPRHLALLNRIAALGLHVQYGGGLRTTEAIQNAVDAGAWRVMLGSVLLSGNNRCRQIVARFGERILPSLDVKGELIATEGWRKDTKTRLTEVIPEFLDLGTSSFLITSILHDGMRSGPNVELYKRTLEQYSNINIVAAGGIHTDSDLARLRETGVLGAVAGTALFEGTITSFKTIRRMFNAD
- a CDS encoding imidazoleglycerol-phosphate dehydratase; its protein translation is MKLVLQIERNTAETEVRLALDLHSGKPECLISTSVGFLDHMLTLLGHHAQWVLKVSAQGDSAVDDHHLVEDVGILLGKALREAAAAIGTIGRYASLTLPMDGSLVLVSVDVSGRGGAYLDLPFPTQKCGSFDTELVAEFWKALAREGGITLHLRTLAVDNSHHLAEATFKGVGRALKDACTATQAPPSTKGVLL
- the hisIE gene encoding bifunctional phosphoribosyl-AMP cyclohydrolase/phosphoribosyl-ATP diphosphatase HisIE; translated protein: MSDISTALPEVRFDEKGLVPVIAQNAANGEVLMLAYANRQALDKTIATGELHLFSRSRRQLWKKGETSGNIMYVRDIRIDCDEDSLLVLVEPSGPACHTGHRSCFYRLYSDAGEGDITFLSELQEVIGKRKTEGPEGSYTHRLLTGTPRRIAQKIGEEGVEVALALASGDRPNLTEESADLLYHLLVGWEQIGLPLQDIWSTLELRHRKP
- the nadD gene encoding nicotinate-nucleotide adenylyltransferase, encoding MRRQRIGIMGGTFDPIHYGHLVVAEEAYFSLRLSEVIFVPTGLPPHKREMDISPAEDRHTMTLLATLDNPHFVLSRVEIDREAASHTVTTLREMRHWFPPDSVTFFFITGMDAVLDIQTWKEPYALTELCTLVAAGRPGYNRAELDKLPERIRQSIFPLEIPLLAISSTEIRRRVESGRSIRYLVPWSVEHYIYKKGLYFRSGR
- the hisF gene encoding imidazole glycerol phosphate synthase subunit HisF, with the translated sequence MLTKRIIPCLDVKEGRVVKGRQFVGLRDAGDPAELAALYMAQGADEIVFLDISASGQQRKTEASWVNTVAGNLFIPFTVGGGITNLDEAVALVTLGADKISLNTAAVRRPALIQECARILGSQAVVVAVDARRTQDSWEVVVKGGTEETGIDVQDWVEQATRLGAGEILLTSMDRDGTNMGYDLALLRSVADRVRVPLIASGGAGTAQSIADALAAGADAALAASIFHFAETTVDRVKEHLTAQGIPVRTLKKGEQDE
- a CDS encoding ATP phosphoribosyltransferase regulatory subunit: MTGSPRGCSYWGGEAAAALLHLQNTFLSRFKRFGYQQFWPSGLQTMETAWRRLPEEFHNRLVAITTPYGELCCLRGDLTLSAISYLAGHHAPEERPLRLCYAERVYRAPEGPVTEMERLQVGAELLGWDGKGADVELLWLLLSALQEAGAGHCMLVLGDIRILEGLLTGTEPRYLRQFHDALLADSLPRYLDVIERAPLDPETKRMLRALPHLKGHPEVLQKARCVLGDSTVLQELREILDALEALGFGDSLFVDLSLVRELDYYNGPIFEVYTPTSGMSIGGGGRYDGLLAKYNLLGQALGFGLDMEQLARECRQSLPGKPAVLLWSGGLAPQESIRYANTLTAAGAVVEFSWEHDRRTSQHLGALRRYRWWARAGENRILDLETQDDMDIRDWKERYGEC
- the hisH gene encoding imidazole glycerol phosphate synthase subunit HisH yields the protein MIGVIDYGAGNIGNVLRACQRIGAEARFLHTPWEAKACDLLILPGVGAFPPAMERLQRAKWSGFLTQWAHSGNPLVGICLGMQLLCECSHEGDQTTAGLGLIEGSVSPLRQLSRLPHMGWNTVSFSRLPVQAQELRQFNSSYFYFVHSYALDDSSAAVASTTVEGTRFVSAVQLDNIWAFQFHPERSGAEGLSFLRHVIQMLGKPTSVGV
- the rplU gene encoding 50S ribosomal protein L21; the protein is MFAVVETGGKQYRVAPGDVIKVERLPEEEGQSITLSKVHLLSNDGGVQVGNPLVEGASVSATVLQQGRNKKVNVFKYKSKKKYRRMRGHRQPFTELRIDEINA
- a CDS encoding LCP family protein produces the protein MALLSATVGVAYRLHGVVTPEAEDIKTSFAGNGESTTIDTLHVLLVGVDETEGSHRADTIAVAKIDIDRKMVKLLSLPRDTRVRVPEHGWQKINHAYAYGGVELLEETVVNYLGIPIERYIVLNYTTFPELVDMVGGVDITVKKRLHYVDRAGDLYIDIPEGKQHLDGETALEYVRFRNDAMGDIGRVERQQKLVMALLAKLKRPGMLPKLPTIAKKTIDMLDTDLTVTQAVQLASYLKDLSLNEINFATLPGNPAYISGVSYWLGDLNAASKFLTASGDSDIPGDEDPEAEESYASRTDEPTIPEEQAERLLQEIRSPIAVLNGDGTKGLGRKTATALQKLGIDVAHIGNAKHYDYHFSNIYFPPEEQQAIKGTANSLGNLCGIEKGLVRSGDQAAYVQLIVGHDYERILSRLGGIHIDND
- the rsfS gene encoding ribosome silencing factor produces the protein MRENEKFYGFEETLYRLDQKHAEDIAILDLRESTAIADFFIIVTANSKTHMKTLQETAEESLEQAGIECHLEGRESDRWRLVDGISVVVHIFSREGRSFYSLERIWGDVPTSLYSQNMPEQPAQARQNQQFEQLRQAGFSRNE
- the rpmA gene encoding 50S ribosomal protein L27; this translates as MRGFDLQFFAHKKGQGSSANGRDSISKRLGVKKHDGQNVKAGNILVRQRGTKIHPSRNVGIGKDDTLFALKEGLVHYQTKAGRKYVSIESTI
- the obgE gene encoding GTPase ObgE, encoding MRFLDQATIKVKAGRGGNGCLSFRREKYVPKGGPDGGNGGHGGSVILQGNRGLLTLADFSHATLFSAEHGGNGRGKKQHGKQGEDAVIEVPCGTSVYDKESGSLLADIVEHHEQVCVALGGRGGRGNAHFANSIRKTPRFSEKGEPGQERGLQLELHLIADIGLLGVPNVGKSSLLAAISNAHPKIGSYPFTTLTPNLGVLETEERRVTVADLPGLVEKAHDDVGLGLRFLRHISRTKILLYVVDISLPTPEEVVEQWRTVQQECHTYDSALGNRPSVVVANKFDAAPSATHVQKVLDAFDGLEQPALTVSAWTGYGLADLSEALVSLAAQYTQTPASPGHRPDATKAGAGTLRHHAHEAEAVSIEPCPEGYRVRHHYLERIVQRYDFEQDEAVFRFNKLLKKHKVEEKLRENGAVPGETIMIGDVSFAFQPEGSYTPDAKG